One Fusobacterium ulcerans DNA segment encodes these proteins:
- a CDS encoding AAA family ATPase has product MKELPIGIDDFKNIIDNDYFYADKSLFIEEISKNIGKTLLFTRPRRFGKTLNMSMLKYFYDIKGNKKNRELFKSLNIEKTSTMVEQGQYPVIFISFKEVKFNTYEKLFEQVKILISEVYRENIDILDDLNPIDKELFINYLKKEVNEVEAINSLKFLSQLLYDQYGKKVVVLIDEYDTAIVSAYENGYYKEAMEFFRGLYSSTLKGNKYLYIGVMTGILRVAKEGIFSGLNNLMVYSILDDNYSQYFGLTEDEVESALKYYQIEYKLEEVRNWYNGYKFGNTEIYNPWSILYYIESRLLKSYWVNSSDNFLINEVLKEADNEIFEDLKKLFSGESVEQYIDENLLFDDLTVQNSLWSLLLYTGYLSLDKIITSEKISMKIPNREIYSFFRKVFLEKISNKNTRYFEDMITNLKKKRIIGENSFESNLRRILQVAMSSYDNKEAFYHGFVLGLMVILEKEYVVLSNTETGDGRADIILEPRHKNHTGYIFEFKLSKVESEEKLEYHVKEALDQIEKKKYTAILEERGIKDIVKIGIAFYKKNLLVDYK; this is encoded by the coding sequence ATGAAGGAGCTGCCAATAGGAATAGATGATTTTAAAAATATAATAGATAATGATTATTTTTATGCAGATAAGAGTCTGTTTATTGAAGAGATATCTAAAAATATAGGGAAAACACTGTTATTTACAAGACCAAGAAGATTTGGAAAAACTTTAAATATGTCTATGCTGAAATATTTTTATGATATAAAAGGAAATAAAAAAAATAGAGAATTATTTAAAAGTCTAAATATAGAAAAAACTTCAACAATGGTTGAACAAGGTCAATATCCAGTCATATTTATTTCTTTTAAAGAAGTTAAATTTAATACTTATGAAAAATTGTTTGAACAGGTTAAAATATTGATAAGTGAAGTGTACAGAGAAAATATTGATATTTTAGATGACTTGAATCCAATTGATAAAGAGCTGTTTATTAATTATTTAAAAAAAGAGGTAAACGAAGTTGAAGCAATTAATTCTTTGAAATTTTTGTCACAATTATTGTATGATCAATATGGAAAAAAAGTAGTTGTCTTAATTGATGAATATGATACAGCTATTGTTTCAGCATATGAAAATGGTTACTATAAAGAAGCTATGGAATTTTTTAGAGGATTGTATAGTTCAACTTTAAAAGGAAATAAGTATCTCTATATTGGTGTAATGACAGGAATATTAAGAGTAGCCAAAGAAGGAATATTTTCTGGATTGAATAATCTAATGGTTTACAGTATATTAGATGATAACTATTCACAATATTTTGGGCTTACAGAAGATGAAGTTGAATCAGCTTTAAAATATTATCAAATTGAATATAAATTGGAAGAAGTAAGAAACTGGTATAATGGGTATAAGTTTGGAAATACAGAAATATATAATCCGTGGTCAATTTTGTACTATATAGAAAGTAGATTATTAAAATCATATTGGGTAAATAGCTCAGATAACTTTTTAATAAACGAGGTTTTAAAAGAAGCTGACAATGAAATTTTTGAAGATTTAAAAAAATTATTTTCAGGAGAAAGTGTAGAACAATATATAGATGAAAATTTACTGTTTGATGATTTGACTGTACAGAATAGTTTATGGTCTTTACTCCTATACACTGGATATCTTTCTCTTGATAAAATAATAACTTCTGAAAAAATTTCTATGAAAATACCTAATAGAGAAATATATTCATTTTTTAGAAAGGTGTTCTTAGAAAAAATTTCTAATAAGAATACAAGATATTTTGAAGATATGATTACTAATTTAAAGAAAAAAAGAATTATAGGAGAAAATTCATTTGAATCTAATTTAAGAAGAATACTACAGGTGGCAATGAGTTCTTATGATAACAAAGAAGCTTTTTATCATGGATTTGTATTAGGTTTGATGGTAATACTGGAAAAAGAATATGTAGTTCTTTCTAATACAGAAACAGGAGATGGAAGAGCAGATATAATATTAGAACCTAGACATAAAAATCATACTGGTTATATATTTGAATTTAAGTTGTCTAAAGTAGAATCAGAGGAAAAATTAGAATATCATGTAAAAGAAGCTTTGGATCAAATAGAAAAGAAAAAATATACTGCTATATTAGAAGAAAGAGGAATAAAAGATATAGTTAAAATAGGTATAGCTTTTTACAAAAAAAACTTGTTAGTAGATTATAAATAG
- a CDS encoding TIGR02679 domain-containing protein, with the protein MLNECIRYFKESKGYKRIFQQLKDKYISYGKLSGNIVIDNPEKIEVEAIKGLLGRVMEGNKIKFKISEFEKVLKESRFREIELMDLLEGYFSESIITKKEKKIEKEMSKEIFFQNIKERLKIAEEYNETAAELLEKIIRDKGSFYKHDADNTETENMIYFTIKAINFLKKSKERIKIAILGAEITSNPHYFDRGMPAGQLLLNLLFHINNMEYTKEAEKVLELYYISGIEVDTISSFTTAFGISLHTEKGIHQAYEEFIKQSEEYIITMSNLKKVIKADCKRKKVFIVENQMVFSYLCEYFKDKEIALLCTSGQLKTASLILIDMLCRKGCTLYYSGDIDPEGIEIADKLIQRRGSKIIPWCFTIEDYKLNISEKIISEESMKKLEKIKSDCFIELIEEVKNKKRAGYQELILDKMKEDIKKINWDL; encoded by the coding sequence ATGTTGAATGAATGTATTAGATATTTCAAAGAAAGTAAAGGATATAAACGTATATTTCAGCAACTAAAAGATAAATATATATCTTATGGGAAACTTTCTGGAAATATAGTAATAGATAATCCAGAAAAAATTGAAGTAGAAGCTATAAAAGGATTGCTGGGAAGAGTAATGGAAGGAAATAAGATAAAATTTAAAATATCTGAATTTGAAAAAGTTTTAAAAGAATCAAGGTTTAGAGAAATTGAACTGATGGATCTTTTAGAGGGATACTTTTCAGAGAGCATTATTACTAAAAAAGAAAAAAAGATAGAAAAAGAAATGTCTAAGGAAATTTTTTTTCAAAATATAAAAGAGAGATTAAAAATAGCAGAAGAGTATAATGAAACTGCTGCTGAATTATTAGAAAAAATAATTAGGGATAAGGGATCATTTTATAAACATGATGCTGATAATACAGAAACAGAAAATATGATATATTTTACAATAAAAGCTATAAATTTTTTAAAAAAATCAAAGGAAAGAATAAAAATAGCCATATTAGGAGCTGAAATAACTTCTAATCCACACTATTTTGATCGTGGTATGCCAGCAGGACAACTCCTTTTAAATTTACTGTTTCATATTAATAATATGGAATATACAAAAGAAGCGGAAAAAGTTCTTGAGCTGTACTATATTTCAGGAATAGAAGTAGATACTATCTCTAGTTTCACCACTGCTTTTGGAATAAGTCTTCATACAGAAAAAGGAATTCACCAAGCATATGAAGAATTTATAAAACAATCAGAAGAATATATAATCACTATGTCTAACTTGAAGAAAGTAATAAAAGCTGACTGTAAAAGAAAAAAGGTTTTTATTGTGGAAAATCAGATGGTATTTTCATACTTATGTGAATATTTTAAAGATAAAGAAATAGCTTTATTATGCACTTCAGGTCAGCTAAAAACAGCTTCTTTAATTTTAATAGACATGTTATGTCGAAAAGGATGTACTCTTTATTATTCTGGAGATATTGATCCTGAAGGAATTGAGATAGCAGATAAGCTTATTCAAAGAAGAGGAAGTAAAATAATTCCATGGTGCTTTACAATAGAAGATTATAAATTAAATATATCAGAAAAAATTATTTCAGAAGAAAGTATGAAAAAATTAGAAAAGATAAAAAGTGATTGCTTTATTGAGCTTATAGAAGAAGTAAAAAATAAAAAAAGAGCAGGGTATCAAGAATTAATTCTTGATAAAATGAAGGAAGATATTAAAAAAATAAACTGGGACTTGTAA
- a CDS encoding TIGR02680 family protein, with the protein MNNRWKMNRIGFINFWLYDEEIFNLENGKILIRGTNGSGKSITTQSVVSFILDGDRSPERLDTFGSTSRKMEYYFLGDGEKEDETGYIFLELKKENVEQYLTIGIGQRAQKGKQMSFWGFILSDGRRVGEKFKLYREIGNKRIPLSKNELERLLGDKNKIAYGQRDYMDMINKELFGFSDINYYKKLIKFLLKIRTSKLSTDIKPMNVYEILNDSLQVLEERDLRVLVESLEKMDSMQKRNEEQKEAQKSINIIKKEYDKYNRFILGKKAITYFEAKKEYEILKKNIDKLIKEIEKLEKESKDNSEIKVKIEKRIEDIEQENRILESIDLEKTVNEMLITKREFQNKEKEIKEEEDKLEEHNTELKRQGIRKREEENRIESVKYKIKKIYQELKDINETLLFEGHLKDENEIFQKEIAEKLESIKNNLEVYQKNINLGLEALEKMKKLSEDLEKEEEEVNSYRNERDRIEDEMLKAQGMEERARDNLVENFYILKEKNEFLKISKSDLDKIIELIKKYEGLIEAGEIKKILEKNYNLKNQELQQEKIELGHIKTVKTREYKIELKELEELKNMEDSVPMRKDEVIQCRKDLKKAGIEFMAFYETVDFAENLSEIERNTLEAQLKDSGILDSLVIPYEERERAKDIISKYSDIIITSKKNSDKNFKYNKLVAENIRENVKEVIEDFFKNISPSEQEKNEDIIILEKDGYFKNGVLEGYSSSKEEASYIGVQTRKEKLQKYILEKEEKCAELLHEIENFDLMIEDISNKISALIEEYKNVPLYDDLDTSIKLKKDIEYAFQKIKNELEIREDKLNRIKTEYREWNQKVITRCRILPFEKKVAEYKEAETASKEYLKSIYELENQLRNYQSSKYEIIRTEEMEGKSEELIDFYRDKIRKGKNELEKYQKAIEKLQEVLNSPKNVAAAEKLKNLKEEKLELKEQYDKADRNIIRVDTTIQGREEILNSENKKVEAKERAVEKTLEYYKEELSLGYVVQYEKGEEEKLLEEILKNVKDSEKTTEGITVSLMKKFNDNSSRLYEYMAATEEIFEDDYEYCRKRIYIRMINNGKKLSLYEFEKILSEEIEQREYAIEREDRKLIVDILSGNIGHKLNDQIYESRKWIKEMSKIMSEMETSMKMKFSMEWKPKEKLNESELEINELEILLRKDGKLLPAEDLQKISEHFKSKLNLIREEMEIKGEEVNYIDSIREILDYREWFEFRIYYHREGENKKELTNNAFNRFSGGEKAMSIYIPLLAAASAQYKKAKEDCPRIIALDEAFAGIDDKNISSMFELIDKLDFDYIMNSQILWGCYETVKKLRIAELINRRDLKMVKVNHFYWDGKKKTLEM; encoded by the coding sequence ATGAATAATCGTTGGAAAATGAACAGAATAGGATTTATAAATTTCTGGTTATATGATGAAGAAATATTCAATTTGGAAAATGGGAAAATATTAATAAGAGGAACTAATGGTTCTGGAAAATCTATAACAACACAAAGCGTGGTAAGTTTTATATTGGATGGGGATAGAAGCCCTGAAAGATTAGATACTTTTGGTTCTACTAGTAGAAAAATGGAATACTATTTTTTAGGAGATGGAGAGAAAGAGGACGAAACAGGATATATTTTTCTTGAATTAAAAAAAGAAAATGTGGAACAATATCTTACTATTGGAATAGGGCAGAGAGCACAAAAAGGAAAGCAGATGTCTTTTTGGGGATTTATTTTATCAGATGGAAGAAGAGTAGGAGAAAAATTTAAACTATACAGAGAAATTGGAAATAAAAGAATCCCTCTATCTAAAAATGAATTAGAAAGATTATTGGGAGATAAGAATAAAATAGCATATGGTCAAAGGGATTATATGGATATGATAAATAAAGAACTTTTTGGTTTTAGTGATATCAACTATTATAAAAAGCTTATAAAATTTTTATTGAAAATAAGAACATCTAAACTATCTACAGATATAAAGCCAATGAATGTTTACGAAATACTGAATGATTCATTACAAGTGTTGGAAGAAAGAGACTTGAGAGTACTTGTAGAGAGCCTTGAAAAAATGGATAGTATGCAGAAGAGAAATGAAGAGCAAAAAGAAGCTCAGAAAAGTATAAATATTATAAAAAAAGAATACGATAAATATAATAGATTTATTTTAGGGAAGAAAGCTATAACATATTTTGAAGCAAAGAAAGAGTATGAAATATTAAAAAAAAACATAGATAAATTAATAAAAGAAATAGAAAAATTGGAAAAAGAATCTAAAGATAATAGTGAAATTAAAGTAAAAATAGAAAAAAGAATTGAAGATATAGAACAGGAAAATAGAATTTTAGAATCTATTGACTTAGAAAAAACTGTAAATGAAATGTTGATTACTAAAAGAGAATTTCAAAATAAAGAAAAAGAAATAAAAGAAGAGGAAGACAAGTTAGAAGAACACAATACAGAGCTAAAGAGACAAGGAATTAGAAAAAGAGAAGAAGAAAATAGAATAGAAAGTGTAAAGTATAAAATAAAAAAAATATATCAGGAATTGAAAGATATAAATGAAACTCTTTTATTTGAAGGACATTTAAAAGATGAAAATGAAATATTTCAGAAAGAAATAGCAGAAAAATTAGAGTCCATAAAAAATAATTTGGAAGTTTATCAAAAAAATATAAATCTAGGTCTTGAAGCATTAGAGAAAATGAAAAAATTGTCAGAAGATTTAGAGAAAGAAGAGGAAGAAGTAAATAGTTATAGAAACGAGAGAGATAGAATAGAAGATGAAATGTTAAAGGCTCAAGGAATGGAAGAAAGAGCCAGAGATAATCTAGTAGAAAATTTTTATATTTTAAAAGAGAAAAATGAGTTTTTAAAAATTTCGAAAAGTGATTTGGATAAAATTATTGAATTAATAAAAAAATATGAAGGATTGATAGAAGCTGGAGAAATAAAAAAAATATTAGAGAAAAACTATAATTTGAAAAACCAAGAACTTCAGCAAGAAAAAATAGAGTTAGGACATATAAAAACAGTTAAAACAAGAGAATATAAAATTGAACTAAAAGAATTAGAGGAATTAAAGAATATGGAAGATAGTGTTCCAATGAGAAAAGATGAAGTAATTCAATGCAGAAAAGACTTGAAAAAGGCAGGCATAGAGTTTATGGCTTTTTATGAAACAGTAGATTTTGCAGAAAATTTATCTGAGATTGAAAGAAATACACTGGAAGCACAACTAAAAGATAGTGGAATACTTGATTCCTTAGTTATTCCATACGAAGAGAGAGAAAGAGCAAAGGACATAATAAGTAAATATTCAGATATTATAATCACTAGTAAAAAAAATTCTGACAAGAATTTTAAATACAATAAACTTGTTGCTGAAAATATAAGGGAAAATGTAAAAGAAGTTATAGAAGACTTTTTTAAGAATATATCTCCATCAGAGCAAGAAAAAAATGAGGATATTATTATTTTAGAAAAAGATGGATATTTTAAAAATGGAGTTTTAGAAGGGTACAGTAGCAGTAAAGAAGAAGCTTCATATATAGGGGTTCAAACAAGAAAAGAAAAATTACAGAAATATATTTTAGAAAAAGAAGAAAAATGTGCAGAGTTGTTACATGAAATAGAAAATTTTGATCTTATGATAGAAGATATATCTAATAAAATATCAGCTTTAATTGAAGAATATAAAAATGTACCTCTGTATGATGATTTAGATACAAGTATAAAATTAAAAAAAGATATAGAATATGCTTTTCAAAAAATTAAAAATGAATTAGAAATAAGAGAAGATAAATTAAATAGAATTAAAACCGAATATAGAGAATGGAATCAAAAGGTAATAACTAGATGTAGAATACTTCCTTTTGAGAAAAAGGTAGCAGAGTATAAAGAAGCAGAAACAGCTTCAAAAGAATATCTGAAAAGTATATATGAACTTGAAAATCAATTAAGAAACTATCAAAGTTCTAAATATGAAATAATAAGAACTGAAGAAATGGAAGGAAAATCGGAAGAATTAATAGATTTTTATAGAGATAAAATAAGAAAAGGGAAAAATGAATTAGAAAAATATCAAAAAGCTATAGAAAAACTGCAAGAAGTTTTAAATAGTCCTAAAAATGTTGCAGCAGCAGAGAAATTAAAAAATCTTAAAGAAGAAAAGTTAGAACTAAAAGAACAATATGATAAAGCAGATAGAAATATTATTAGAGTTGATACAACTATTCAAGGAAGAGAAGAAATATTAAATTCTGAAAATAAAAAGGTTGAAGCAAAAGAAAGAGCAGTAGAAAAAACACTTGAATATTACAAAGAAGAACTTTCTTTAGGATATGTAGTGCAATATGAAAAAGGAGAAGAGGAAAAACTTCTTGAAGAAATTCTCAAAAATGTAAAAGATAGTGAAAAAACAACAGAGGGGATAACTGTATCTCTGATGAAAAAATTTAATGATAACAGCAGTAGATTGTATGAATACATGGCAGCTACTGAAGAAATTTTTGAAGATGATTATGAGTATTGTAGGAAGAGAATATATATAAGAATGATTAATAATGGTAAAAAATTATCTTTGTATGAGTTTGAAAAAATTCTTAGTGAAGAAATTGAGCAGAGAGAATATGCTATTGAAAGAGAAGATAGAAAGCTTATAGTAGACATTTTATCAGGAAATATAGGACATAAATTAAATGATCAGATTTATGAGAGTAGAAAATGGATAAAAGAAATGTCTAAAATAATGTCAGAAATGGAAACATCTATGAAAATGAAATTTTCTATGGAATGGAAACCTAAAGAAAAACTTAATGAATCTGAATTAGAAATAAATGAGCTGGAAATATTATTAAGAAAAGATGGAAAGTTATTGCCAGCTGAAGACTTACAGAAAATATCAGAACATTTTAAAAGCAAACTAAATTTAATTAGAGAAGAGATGGAAATTAAAGGCGAAGAAGTAAACTATATAGATTCTATAAGAGAGATTCTAGACTATAGAGAATGGTTTGAATTTAGAATATATTATCATAGAGAAGGGGAGAATAAAAAAGAACTGACTAATAATGCTTTTAATAGATTTAGTGGTGGAGAAAAGGCGATGTCAATATATATTCCTTTATTAGCAGCAGCATCTGCTCAGTATAAAAAAGCAAAAGAGGATTGTCCAAGGATAATAGCTTTAGACGAAGCTTTTGCAGGAATAGATGATAAAAATATAAGCAGTATGTTTGAGTTGATAGACAAACTTGATTTTGATTATATCATGAATTCACAAATATTATGGGGATGTTATGAAACTGTAAAAAAATTAAGAATAGCAGAATTAATAAATAGAAGAGATTTAAAAATGGTAAAAGTTAATCATTTCTATTGGGATGGAAAGAAAAAAACTCTAGAGATGTAA
- a CDS encoding TIGR02678 family protein has translation MKEIRLLLENFWIDRDKNKEEYFEIKKERKEIEKFYIERTGWKTLFTEKVIKVEKIPAKAESFMGINEFQDKMDYCILCGLLMFLEDREDGEQFLLKEMTDRIEFYLKDLLEIDWTKFTHRKSLVRVFEYAERIRVIDKTEGNIKKYGEDEEIEVLYEKTGLSRYFSVNFEKDIMKYTSYEDFEIERNENIDINRGDFRTNRVYRKLLTTPAIYWNETNDQDRIYIKNQKPVIEKGLGKFFNGKLHIHKNGAFLIFDNKDKIGEIHPKGTMLAELVLLLCNEVRKKVINKEVKKELNDIVYISKKEMEDMMEECKNRYGINWSKEYREMKIEKIFDNIIEYMESWMLAEVEGEKIAIYPAVGKITGAYSKRLKPIKGEKDE, from the coding sequence GTGAAAGAAATAAGACTTTTACTGGAAAATTTTTGGATAGATAGAGATAAAAATAAAGAAGAATATTTTGAAATTAAAAAAGAAAGAAAGGAAATAGAAAAGTTCTATATAGAAAGAACTGGTTGGAAAACACTTTTTACTGAAAAGGTAATAAAAGTAGAAAAAATACCTGCAAAAGCGGAATCTTTTATGGGAATAAATGAATTTCAAGATAAGATGGACTATTGTATATTATGTGGACTATTGATGTTTCTTGAAGACAGAGAAGATGGAGAACAATTTCTTTTAAAAGAGATGACTGACAGAATAGAATTTTATTTAAAAGATTTGCTAGAGATAGATTGGACAAAATTTACACATAGAAAATCTTTAGTAAGAGTTTTTGAATATGCTGAAAGAATAAGAGTAATAGATAAGACTGAGGGAAATATAAAAAAATATGGAGAGGATGAAGAAATAGAAGTTCTATATGAAAAAACAGGTCTTTCAAGATATTTTTCAGTTAATTTCGAAAAAGATATAATGAAATACACTTCATATGAAGATTTTGAAATAGAAAGAAATGAAAATATAGATATAAATAGAGGAGATTTTAGAACTAATAGAGTATATAGAAAACTATTGACTACACCTGCAATCTATTGGAATGAAACAAACGATCAGGATAGAATCTATATAAAAAATCAAAAACCTGTTATTGAAAAAGGATTGGGTAAATTTTTTAATGGAAAACTTCATATACATAAAAATGGAGCTTTTCTGATATTTGATAATAAGGATAAGATTGGAGAAATCCACCCTAAAGGAACTATGCTGGCAGAATTAGTACTTTTACTATGTAATGAAGTAAGAAAAAAAGTAATTAATAAAGAAGTGAAAAAAGAATTAAATGATATTGTATATATTTCTAAAAAAGAAATGGAAGATATGATGGAAGAATGTAAAAATAGATACGGAATAAATTGGAGCAAAGAATATAGAGAGATGAAAATTGAAAAAATATTTGATAATATTATAGAATATATGGAAAGCTGGATGCTGGCTGAAGTAGAGGGAGAAAAGATAGCTATATATCCAGCAGTTGGAAAGATAACAGGAGCATACTCTAAAAGATTAAAGCCAATAAAAGGGGAAAAAGATGAATAA
- a CDS encoding TIGR02677 family protein: MDILDQIKETSYLSTQKTIYYRRIMRVFFREYEKMKFQLYKEDIFEEIKKYSEFDGYTIDELKSDLDILVEWKNLTAIQDSRKVYTIAEFKNREYRYSMSEKSVIIERMTVSLENLYFETGNLSTNYIPRMQEALEKIRLLFNKKENYDEIYEYWENLQEDFRKLNQNYQDYLREFYTKKTENLMKTIEFIVYKEKFISILRNFVRELQINSSKMETTIDNIKDDMEKGILDYIIKNEVKNQELNLSKELKKDKEFEDEIGENIRGKWESLKNWFGSSGMRKSEYRQVMDITEEIIGKIIQNAFFITQKQNWGVNKKEEYKKFIKMFIECEDMDEAHKLSAHIFGIQNIRHYGMDIPRSTDSSENSAYDEEYMEYILESHNRTYKPKIEKTGFEDRKKLKEELSLLYKKKLEEDREMIMKYLQNGILDISKIDENISSEFRIFILNLITSANISVEKTGRTEYGQKYKMSEMKEKFVLKCEDGNLEMSKYIFEFLED, encoded by the coding sequence ATGGATATTTTAGATCAGATAAAAGAAACTTCATATCTTTCTACTCAAAAAACAATTTATTACAGAAGAATAATGAGAGTATTTTTTCGTGAATACGAAAAAATGAAATTTCAATTATATAAAGAAGATATTTTTGAAGAAATAAAAAAGTATTCAGAATTTGATGGTTATACAATAGATGAGTTGAAATCAGATTTGGATATATTGGTAGAATGGAAAAATTTAACCGCTATACAGGATTCTAGAAAAGTTTATACTATAGCAGAATTTAAAAATAGAGAATATAGATATTCTATGAGTGAAAAATCAGTAATCATAGAAAGAATGACTGTGAGTCTAGAAAATCTTTATTTTGAAACAGGAAATTTATCTACTAATTATATTCCTAGAATGCAGGAAGCATTAGAAAAAATAAGATTACTTTTTAATAAAAAAGAAAATTATGATGAAATTTATGAATATTGGGAGAATCTTCAAGAAGATTTTAGAAAATTAAATCAAAATTATCAAGATTATTTAAGAGAATTTTATACTAAGAAAACAGAAAATTTAATGAAAACTATAGAGTTTATTGTATATAAAGAAAAATTTATATCTATTTTAAGAAATTTTGTAAGAGAATTACAAATAAACAGCAGTAAAATGGAAACTACTATAGATAATATAAAAGATGATATGGAAAAGGGAATTTTAGATTATATAATAAAAAATGAGGTAAAAAACCAAGAATTAAATTTGAGCAAAGAATTAAAAAAAGATAAAGAATTTGAAGATGAAATTGGAGAGAATATTAGAGGGAAATGGGAGTCGTTAAAAAATTGGTTTGGATCCAGCGGAATGAGAAAAAGTGAATACAGACAGGTAATGGATATAACTGAGGAGATAATAGGAAAAATAATTCAAAATGCTTTTTTTATAACTCAAAAGCAAAATTGGGGAGTAAACAAGAAAGAGGAATATAAAAAATTTATTAAAATGTTTATAGAATGTGAAGACATGGATGAAGCTCATAAACTTTCGGCACATATTTTTGGAATACAAAATATAAGACATTATGGAATGGATATTCCTAGAAGTACAGATAGTTCTGAAAATAGTGCTTACGATGAAGAGTATATGGAATATATTTTAGAATCGCATAATAGAACATATAAACCAAAGATAGAGAAAACAGGTTTTGAAGATAGAAAAAAGCTTAAAGAAGAATTGTCATTACTCTATAAGAAAAAATTAGAAGAAGATAGAGAAATGATAATGAAGTACTTACAAAATGGAATTTTAGATATTTCAAAAATAGATGAAAATATATCTTCAGAATTCAGAATATTTATATTAAATCTTATAACAAGTGCAAATATATCTGTAGAAAAAACAGGAAGAACAGAGTATGGTCAAAAATATAAAATGTCAGAAATGAAAGAAAAATTTGTATTGAAGTGTGAAGATGGTAACTTGGAAATGTCTAAATATATATTTGAATTTTTGGAGGATTAG
- a CDS encoding N-sulfoglucosamine sulfohydrolase, with protein sequence MNVIYINTHDSGRMLSPYGYDIPTENLKKLAEDSVVFTNAFCAGPTCSPSRAALLTGIFPHQNGMLGLAQRGFSLYNPEKHLANFLKNNGYNTCLCGIQHEYGWYLDLEKNGLHNLGYNEIITTDSKPFKKEELHLWDRNNAVEVVKWLDNYENDKPFLLSFGMHSTHRPYPMEVADFIDERYVVPPYPITNNEENRHDHAQYMTTAHYADENIKMIVDALKRNNLYENSIIIFTTDHGLAVPFNKCNLTDTGIGVSLIMKVPEAASNGKIVDSLVSQIDVFPTLCELLNLDKPEYLEGKSFAEAFADNKAVLDEYIFAEVNFHTSYEPIRCVRTKRYKYIKYYDETWNKVNLSNMDESVPKDFLMKNGLKEKIKYKEGLFDLYFDPTERNNLADDSKYQEVLEKLRKVLYEKQVKTDDPILKGALEIKKGYKVNKVECETASSKNKNDYVSYN encoded by the coding sequence ATGAATGTTATATATATAAATACACATGACAGTGGAAGAATGTTAAGCCCTTATGGATATGATATTCCTACTGAAAATTTAAAAAAACTTGCAGAAGATTCTGTAGTCTTTACAAATGCTTTCTGTGCAGGACCTACTTGTTCACCAAGCAGAGCTGCTCTTTTGACAGGAATTTTTCCCCATCAAAATGGAATGCTTGGATTGGCTCAAAGAGGATTTTCTCTTTATAATCCAGAGAAGCATTTAGCCAATTTTTTAAAAAATAATGGATATAATACATGTTTATGTGGAATACAGCATGAATATGGATGGTATCTTGATTTAGAAAAAAATGGACTGCATAATTTAGGATATAATGAAATTATTACAACTGATTCTAAACCATTTAAGAAAGAAGAACTTCATTTGTGGGATAGAAATAATGCTGTAGAAGTAGTTAAATGGCTGGATAACTATGAGAATGACAAACCATTTCTTCTGTCTTTTGGAATGCACAGCACTCACAGGCCATATCCTATGGAGGTAGCTGATTTCATAGATGAAAGATATGTAGTTCCTCCTTATCCAATTACTAACAATGAGGAAAATAGGCATGATCATGCACAGTATATGACAACTGCTCACTATGCAGATGAAAATATAAAAATGATAGTAGATGCTTTAAAGAGAAATAATCTTTATGAAAATTCTATTATAATTTTTACAACAGATCATGGACTGGCTGTTCCATTTAACAAATGTAATCTTACTGATACTGGAATCGGAGTATCATTGATAATGAAAGTTCCTGAAGCTGCTTCTAATGGAAAGATTGTAGATAGTCTTGTTTCACAGATAGATGTATTTCCTACACTTTGTGAACTTCTAAATCTGGATAAACCTGAATACTTAGAAGGGAAATCTTTTGCTGAAGCTTTTGCAGATAACAAAGCTGTTCTTGATGAATATATATTTGCTGAAGTTAATTTTCATACATCATATGAGCCTATAAGATGTGTAAGAACAAAACGTTACAAATATATAAAATACTATGATGAAACTTGGAATAAAGTAAATCTTTCAAACATGGATGAATCTGTACCAAAAGATTTCTTGATGAAAAATGGATTAAAAGAGAAGATTAAATACAAAGAAGGACTTTTTGATCTTTATTTTGATCCAACAGAAAGAAATAATCTAGCAGATGATTCTAAATACCAAGAAGTTTTGGAAAAGTTAAGAAAAGTATTGTATGAAAAACAGGTAAAGACTGATGATCCTATCTTGAAAGGTGCTCTTGAAATAAAGAAGGGATACAAAGTTAACAAGGTAGAATGTGAAACTGCTTCAAGTAAAAATAAAAATGACTATGTTTCATATAATTAA